In Sebaldella termitidis ATCC 33386, one DNA window encodes the following:
- a CDS encoding histidinol-phosphatase translates to MLADYHMHFEYGSYDEEWVKGFFESAYEKGVTELGITEHSHGFKEFKDLYYDELILDNSEIGEFQKKWLGNVKSKFVHTLDEYRDFINSLKQKGYPVKFGIEVCNFRNQERVSEILSKYDFDYIIVSIHFIKGWGFDFSALKDIFEKQSVYNIWEDYVREIENVAQSGLYDILGHPFNLRLFNNFPEKNVDDLLEKTAEALKENNMAIDINTGTYYRYPINEISPYEDFMKLVKKYEIPVILSSDAHEPGHAGFMIKEAAEYALSFGIDKFLRFDKKKRISEMICLKNK, encoded by the coding sequence ATGCTTGCAGATTACCATATGCATTTTGAATATGGAAGTTATGATGAGGAGTGGGTAAAAGGTTTCTTTGAATCAGCATATGAAAAGGGCGTGACAGAACTCGGAATAACAGAGCATTCACATGGATTTAAGGAATTTAAGGATCTGTATTATGATGAACTGATACTGGATAACAGTGAGATTGGTGAATTTCAGAAAAAATGGCTCGGAAATGTCAAATCAAAATTTGTTCATACTCTGGATGAATACAGAGATTTTATAAACAGTCTTAAGCAAAAAGGCTATCCCGTGAAATTTGGGATAGAAGTGTGTAATTTCAGAAATCAGGAAAGAGTTTCCGAAATATTATCCAAATATGATTTTGATTATATAATCGTATCTATACATTTCATCAAAGGCTGGGGATTCGATTTTTCAGCTTTAAAAGATATTTTCGAGAAGCAGAGTGTCTATAATATTTGGGAAGATTATGTAAGAGAAATCGAAAATGTCGCACAATCGGGTCTTTATGATATTTTAGGGCATCCGTTTAATCTGAGATTATTTAATAATTTCCCCGAAAAAAATGTAGATGATCTTTTGGAAAAAACAGCCGAAGCTTTGAAAGAAAATAACATGGCAATAGATATAAATACAGGAACTTACTATAGATACCCTATAAATGAGATAAGTCCTTATGAAGATTTTATGAAGCTAGTAAAAAAGTATGAGATACCGGTAATTTTATCAAGTGATGCACATGAGCCGGGACATGCCGGTTTTATGATTAAAGAAGCAGCAGAATATGCCTTAAGCTTTGGAATAGATAAATTTTTGAGATTTGACAAAAAAAAGAGAATTTCTGAAATGATTTGCTTAAAAAATAAATAA
- a CDS encoding tRNA 2-thiocytidine(32) synthetase TtcA, translating into MNSLSNISCEAVLPVTELKSTDEIERSIQKKYRKYLWSPFIKAAKEFSLVEDGDRIAVAISGGKDSLLLAKLLQELQRASRTEFELVFISMNPGFNSENLENLKKNLDHLRIPCEIYDDNIFEIAEKMAKDYPCYMCAKMRRGSLYTKAVSLGCNKLALGHHMDDVAETVLMSMFQMSKYETMLPRLKADNFDIELIRPLYYVEEKDIIKFTANNGILAMNCGCTVAAGKTSSKRRETKELIRELAKSNPNIKKNILNSTKNVNLEKILGWKIGGKKYGYLDKY; encoded by the coding sequence ATGAATTCATTATCAAATATAAGCTGTGAAGCTGTATTACCTGTAACTGAACTAAAAAGCACAGATGAAATAGAGAGAAGCATACAAAAAAAATATAGAAAATACCTGTGGTCGCCTTTTATAAAAGCTGCAAAAGAATTTTCCCTTGTAGAAGACGGAGACAGAATAGCAGTGGCTATATCAGGCGGCAAAGACAGCCTTCTTCTGGCAAAGCTCCTGCAGGAACTACAAAGGGCAAGTAGAACAGAATTTGAACTGGTTTTTATTTCTATGAATCCCGGATTTAATTCTGAAAATTTGGAAAATCTGAAAAAAAATCTGGATCATCTACGGATACCCTGTGAGATATATGATGATAATATATTTGAAATAGCTGAAAAAATGGCAAAGGATTATCCTTGCTATATGTGTGCCAAAATGAGAAGGGGGAGCCTGTATACCAAGGCAGTGAGTCTGGGCTGTAATAAGCTTGCTTTGGGGCATCATATGGATGATGTGGCGGAAACGGTCCTTATGAGCATGTTTCAGATGAGTAAATATGAAACAATGCTTCCCAGACTAAAAGCAGATAATTTTGATATAGAACTAATAAGACCGCTTTATTATGTAGAGGAAAAAGATATAATAAAGTTCACTGCAAATAACGGGATTCTGGCTATGAACTGCGGGTGTACAGTAGCAGCGGGGAAAACCTCGTCAAAAAGACGGGAAACAAAAGAGCTCATCAGAGAGCTTGCCAAGAGTAACCCCAACATAAAGAAAAACATATTAAACTCTACCAAAAATGTAAATTTGGAAAAAATTCTGGGATGGAAGATCGGCGGTAAAAAATACGGTTATCTTGATAAATATTAA
- a CDS encoding cation diffusion facilitator family transporter produces the protein MHNHKHFHEREEKSDTKNIKIVFFMNLIFMIVEIIGGFLTNSMAVMSDAVHDFGDCVTLAMNWFLEEYSVKQDDEKYTYGYRRYSLVGVVINTVVLVTGSVLIITEALKRISHPQKLESGGMIALAVAGVIVNSLAVLRLRKGKKLTERAVMLHLMEDVLGWAAVLIAGIFIKLFELYIIDTILSIVIAAFVLSNVIKNFKETAGIFLQAVPSGYNIIKLRKKMIRVKGILDIHDIHLWSLDGINNIISFHCVVPYDILTDEVLKIKYRLKKYLKYIGINHITIEIEYD, from the coding sequence ATGCATAATCATAAGCATTTTCATGAAAGAGAAGAAAAAAGCGATACTAAAAACATAAAAATAGTATTTTTCATGAATTTGATATTTATGATAGTCGAAATTATAGGCGGTTTCCTTACAAACAGTATGGCTGTTATGTCAGATGCTGTTCATGATTTCGGAGACTGTGTAACACTTGCCATGAACTGGTTTTTGGAGGAATATTCGGTAAAGCAGGATGATGAGAAATATACCTACGGATACAGAAGATACTCACTTGTAGGTGTAGTGATAAACACTGTTGTTCTTGTTACCGGTTCGGTTTTAATAATAACTGAAGCATTAAAAAGGATAAGTCATCCTCAGAAGCTGGAAAGCGGAGGAATGATAGCTCTTGCAGTGGCAGGGGTAATAGTAAACAGTCTTGCAGTATTAAGACTGAGAAAAGGCAAAAAATTAACAGAAAGAGCGGTAATGCTTCACTTGATGGAGGATGTCCTCGGCTGGGCGGCAGTATTGATTGCCGGTATATTCATAAAGCTTTTCGAGCTGTACATAATAGATACAATATTATCAATAGTGATAGCAGCATTTGTTCTGTCAAATGTGATAAAAAACTTTAAGGAAACAGCGGGAATTTTTCTTCAGGCTGTTCCTTCCGGATATAATATAATTAAATTAAGAAAAAAAATGATAAGAGTAAAGGGAATTCTTGATATTCATGATATACATCTCTGGTCTCTTGACGGAATAAATAATATCATTTCCTTTCATTGTGTCGTTCCTTATGATATTCTTACCGATGAAGTCCTCAAAATAAAATACAGACTGAAAAAATATCTGAAATATATAGGAATTAATCATATAACCATAGAAATAGAATATGACTAA
- a CDS encoding galactose ABC transporter substrate-binding protein, which produces MKKFRWTMILSIIMLLISCGNGGEKPAAGGEAPAGGEAKKEIKIGVALYKFDDTFISSVKDAINEISDEKSKETGEKITINAVDGQGQQATQNDQVDTFITQGYDVIAVNMVDRTAASVIIQKAQAAGIPVVFFNREPVAEDMAKWDQLYYVGAKAEESGTIQGEVAADYFKANPDADKNKDGKIQYVILEGEPGHQDALLRTEYSIKALEAAGFQVDKLASDTALWQRANGQEKMAAWISAFGDKIELVLANNDDMALGAIEALKAAGYLSDGKFIPVIGVDATAPAKDSLKAGLLYGTVLNDARGQGKGIFDIAYALAKKENPAEKVQGITDGKYLWIPYQKVTKENVDKF; this is translated from the coding sequence ATGAAAAAATTCAGATGGACAATGATTTTAAGTATCATAATGCTGCTTATCAGCTGTGGAAACGGCGGGGAAAAACCTGCTGCCGGAGGTGAAGCACCTGCGGGAGGCGAAGCAAAAAAAGAGATAAAAATCGGAGTAGCATTATACAAGTTTGATGATACTTTTATATCATCAGTAAAAGATGCAATAAATGAAATTTCGGATGAAAAGTCAAAAGAAACAGGAGAAAAAATCACAATCAACGCAGTGGACGGACAAGGACAGCAGGCAACTCAGAACGATCAGGTGGACACATTTATAACACAGGGTTATGACGTAATCGCAGTAAATATGGTGGATAGAACTGCAGCTTCGGTAATAATACAAAAAGCACAGGCAGCAGGAATTCCGGTAGTATTCTTTAACAGAGAACCTGTAGCTGAAGACATGGCTAAATGGGATCAGCTTTACTATGTAGGAGCGAAAGCGGAAGAATCAGGAACAATTCAGGGAGAAGTAGCAGCAGACTATTTCAAAGCAAATCCAGACGCAGATAAAAATAAAGACGGAAAAATACAATATGTAATATTAGAAGGGGAACCAGGACATCAGGATGCTCTTTTAAGAACAGAGTATTCTATAAAAGCACTTGAAGCAGCAGGATTCCAGGTAGACAAGCTTGCAAGCGATACAGCATTATGGCAGAGAGCAAACGGTCAGGAAAAAATGGCTGCATGGATATCAGCTTTCGGGGATAAGATAGAATTAGTACTTGCTAATAATGATGACATGGCACTGGGTGCAATAGAAGCATTAAAAGCAGCAGGGTATCTGTCAGACGGAAAATTTATACCGGTTATAGGTGTAGATGCTACAGCACCGGCTAAAGATTCACTAAAAGCAGGATTATTATACGGAACTGTACTGAATGATGCAAGAGGGCAGGGAAAAGGTATCTTTGACATAGCATATGCACTTGCCAAAAAAGAAAATCCTGCAGAAAAAGTACAGGGTATAACAGATGGAAAATATTTATGGATTCCATATCAAAAAGTAACTAAAGAAAATGTAGATAAATTTTAA
- a CDS encoding XdhC family protein, translated as MEELILKKILENLENHKKVALVTLTDVGGSTPRDTGSLMLVWENGETYGSIGGGKVEYFVTGEAVEALKQNTDRNFEHSLTPDGDLEMQCGGTVKGFIKIFRPNEKIVIAGGGHVGEKVLELAKFLGFTCEVIDDREDYIDKPSLQKADKITVGFYKDIVKDAAIDENTYVVIATKSHITDLEFVKEVLKTKARYIGTIGSRKKQIFLREELLQDGFSAEDIKRIYGPVGINISNQMPEEIAVSILAEILMVKNGGTTEHRKLEDSIVDNIVQKHLK; from the coding sequence ATGGAAGAGTTAATCTTAAAAAAGATACTGGAAAATCTGGAGAATCATAAAAAAGTAGCATTGGTAACTTTAACCGATGTAGGGGGCTCGACACCGCGTGATACCGGCTCGCTTATGCTTGTTTGGGAAAACGGCGAGACATACGGTTCTATCGGCGGAGGAAAGGTAGAATATTTTGTTACCGGAGAAGCTGTGGAAGCTTTGAAGCAGAATACAGACAGAAATTTTGAACACAGTCTGACACCTGACGGTGATCTGGAAATGCAGTGCGGCGGTACTGTAAAAGGATTTATAAAAATTTTCAGACCAAATGAAAAAATAGTTATTGCCGGCGGAGGACATGTTGGTGAAAAAGTTCTGGAACTGGCTAAATTTCTTGGATTTACCTGTGAGGTGATTGATGACAGGGAAGATTACATAGATAAACCCAGTCTTCAAAAGGCTGATAAAATAACAGTCGGTTTTTATAAGGATATAGTGAAGGATGCGGCAATAGATGAAAATACCTATGTGGTAATTGCTACAAAAAGTCATATTACCGATCTTGAATTTGTAAAAGAAGTGCTTAAAACAAAGGCAAGATATATAGGAACAATAGGAAGCAGAAAAAAACAGATATTTCTGCGGGAGGAGCTTCTGCAGGACGGTTTTTCTGCCGAAGATATAAAGCGTATTTACGGGCCTGTAGGAATAAATATATCCAATCAGATGCCGGAAGAGATAGCAGTGAGCATACTTGCAGAGATACTTATGGTAAAAAACGGAGGTACTACGGAACACAGAAAACTGGAAGATTCCATTGTTGATAATATAGTACAGAAGCATTTAAAATAA
- a CDS encoding sugar ABC transporter ATP-binding protein codes for MENNDVLEMLEITKEFPGVKALDSVTLKVKEGTVHSLMGENGAGKSTLMKCLFGIYALDSGKILFRGEEVNFKNPKEALENGISMIHQELSPVPFRNIIDNIWLGRFKTKRLLGLKVVDEKYLYAETEKLLKKLQLDVSPKTEMKDLSVSQMQMVEIAKAISYNAKVIVMDEPTSSLTENEVDKLFEIIKQLKSEGVSIIYISHKMEEILQISDEVSIMRDGKYIGTWAAKELTTDIIISKMVGRELNERFPEKNNVPEEEDILRVENLTSISDKSFTDVSFNLKKGEILGLGGLVGAQRTELVEAIFGLRKIKSGKIFLNNKEININNPSEAIKNKMALVTEERRATGIFEVLSVKDNILITTYTDLIKYHVAVDDKLGKVITKESISNLKIKTPDEKTQIRNLSGGNQQKVVFARWLLSSPDILILDEPTRGIDVGAKFEIYNIIIDLAQKGKSIILITSEMSELLGLSDRIVVMCEGKKSGILDKKEANQEKIMELATKYM; via the coding sequence ATGGAAAACAATGATGTACTGGAAATGTTAGAAATAACTAAGGAATTTCCGGGGGTAAAGGCACTGGACAGTGTGACCCTGAAAGTAAAAGAAGGGACAGTACATTCACTGATGGGAGAAAACGGTGCCGGAAAATCAACATTGATGAAATGTCTTTTTGGAATCTATGCACTGGACAGTGGAAAAATACTGTTTAGAGGAGAAGAGGTAAATTTTAAGAATCCGAAAGAGGCACTGGAAAATGGAATTTCTATGATCCATCAGGAATTAAGCCCTGTTCCTTTTAGAAATATTATAGACAATATATGGCTGGGAAGGTTCAAAACAAAAAGACTTCTCGGATTAAAGGTAGTAGATGAGAAATATCTGTATGCCGAGACAGAAAAACTGCTGAAAAAACTTCAGCTTGACGTGAGTCCGAAAACTGAAATGAAGGATCTTTCTGTTTCACAAATGCAGATGGTGGAAATAGCAAAGGCAATATCATATAATGCCAAGGTTATTGTAATGGATGAACCTACATCTTCACTCACTGAAAATGAGGTAGATAAATTATTTGAAATAATAAAGCAGTTAAAATCTGAAGGAGTGTCAATTATTTATATTTCTCATAAAATGGAAGAAATATTGCAAATATCAGATGAGGTAAGTATTATGAGGGACGGAAAGTATATCGGAACCTGGGCGGCAAAAGAACTTACCACTGATATAATAATATCAAAAATGGTTGGAAGAGAATTAAATGAGAGATTTCCAGAAAAAAATAACGTTCCTGAAGAAGAGGATATATTAAGAGTGGAGAATTTGACATCTATAAGTGATAAATCCTTTACTGATGTCAGCTTTAACCTAAAAAAAGGGGAAATACTGGGACTCGGGGGTCTGGTAGGTGCTCAGAGAACTGAGCTTGTAGAAGCGATATTTGGTCTGCGTAAGATCAAGAGCGGAAAAATTTTTCTTAATAATAAAGAAATAAACATAAATAATCCGTCAGAAGCCATAAAAAATAAAATGGCACTTGTAACTGAGGAAAGAAGAGCAACAGGGATTTTTGAGGTATTGTCGGTTAAGGATAATATTCTTATTACGACATATACTGATTTAATAAAATATCATGTTGCAGTAGATGATAAGCTGGGCAAAGTTATAACAAAAGAAAGCATAAGTAATCTGAAGATTAAAACACCCGATGAAAAAACACAAATAAGAAATCTTTCAGGAGGAAACCAGCAAAAAGTAGTATTTGCAAGATGGCTTTTGTCTTCGCCGGATATACTCATACTGGATGAACCTACAAGAGGAATAGATGTGGGTGCTAAATTTGAAATTTATAATATAATAATAGATCTTGCACAAAAAGGTAAAAGTATAATCCTGATAACTTCGGAAATGAGCGAGCTCTTAGGATTAAGCGACAGAATAGTTGTTATGTGTGAAGGAAAGAAAAGCGGAATCCTTGACAAGAAAGAAGCAAATCAGGAAAAAATCATGGAATTGGCTACTAAATATATGTAG
- the mglC gene encoding galactose/methyl galactoside ABC transporter permease MglC, with amino-acid sequence MDQTFQINKMKNFFAKNAIYMVLVVLVLIIGMLNKNFLQINNLTNVLMIASVRIIIALGVGGILITKGTDLSSGRTVGLTACVAASLMQRADYADKMYKNLPQLPIIAAIIAAVIVGMVIGLINGSVVSFLKVPPFIATLGTMVIVYGASSMYTKAKPIGGLRDDFTNLATGKNVLIPNIIFIAIIIMIMIWFLLNKTVFGKNIYAIGGNPIAAEVSGVKVEANLLKIYILAGALYGLAGTLLAARTGGATNNYGLMYELDAIAAATIGGVSTSGGIGKVSGIITGVLIFEVLNNGLVILGVDTNAQNIVKGIIIITAVALDIRKYLAKK; translated from the coding sequence ATGGATCAAACTTTTCAAATAAATAAAATGAAAAACTTTTTTGCTAAAAATGCGATCTATATGGTTTTGGTTGTTTTGGTTTTAATTATAGGAATGCTTAATAAAAATTTTCTTCAGATAAATAACCTGACTAATGTATTGATGATAGCTTCAGTAAGAATTATAATAGCTCTCGGGGTAGGAGGTATACTGATTACCAAGGGAACGGATCTTTCTTCGGGAAGAACAGTGGGGCTTACTGCCTGTGTGGCTGCAAGTCTGATGCAGAGAGCAGATTATGCGGATAAAATGTACAAAAATCTTCCCCAGCTTCCTATAATAGCCGCAATAATTGCAGCTGTAATAGTGGGGATGGTAATAGGACTTATAAACGGTTCGGTAGTTTCATTTCTAAAGGTACCTCCTTTTATAGCAACTCTGGGAACAATGGTAATAGTATACGGTGCTTCAAGCATGTACACGAAAGCAAAACCTATAGGAGGATTAAGAGATGATTTTACTAATCTTGCCACGGGAAAAAATGTACTGATACCAAATATTATCTTCATAGCAATTATTATAATGATAATGATATGGTTTCTTCTGAATAAAACCGTCTTCGGGAAAAATATTTATGCTATAGGGGGAAATCCTATAGCCGCTGAGGTATCAGGCGTAAAAGTAGAAGCCAATCTTTTGAAAATATATATTCTTGCCGGGGCATTATACGGTCTTGCCGGAACATTGCTTGCTGCAAGAACCGGAGGAGCCACAAATAATTACGGTCTGATGTATGAGCTGGATGCCATAGCTGCCGCTACAATAGGGGGAGTTTCTACATCGGGAGGAATAGGAAAAGTTTCGGGAATAATAACAGGGGTACTAATCTTTGAAGTGTTAAATAACGGATTGGTAATATTGGGTGTTGATACAAATGCACAAAATATAGTTAAGGGTATAATAATAATTACAGCTGTTGCACTGGATATACGAAAATACCTTGCTAAAAAATAA
- a CDS encoding TetR/AcrR family transcriptional regulator translates to MARRAGFQINREDIIRAAIKQISKYGFSNFTLSNLSKELNITKAALYWHFKSKNDILMEVLKYIELEYISKISEICDDKSLSASEKLKNYLTFVYEKSESDVHLCVIPSKLLGEFLHKDSEFHEEIREIYANYKESIAKILIDGIIEGDFKKNTSPIDHARFIVGSIDGILQQYISDHTQVHKVFTTGEKFSEYVMTLFV, encoded by the coding sequence ATGGCGAGAAGAGCAGGATTTCAAATTAATCGAGAGGATATAATCAGAGCAGCAATAAAGCAAATATCAAAATATGGCTTTAGTAATTTTACATTATCAAATCTCAGTAAAGAGCTGAATATAACTAAGGCGGCGTTATATTGGCATTTCAAGAGTAAAAATGATATTTTGATGGAGGTTTTAAAATATATTGAACTGGAGTATATTAGTAAAATCAGTGAAATATGTGATGATAAAAGCCTTTCTGCAAGTGAAAAACTAAAAAATTATCTAACATTTGTTTATGAAAAAAGTGAAAGTGATGTACATCTTTGTGTAATACCATCTAAATTATTAGGGGAATTTTTGCATAAAGACAGTGAATTTCATGAAGAAATAAGAGAAATATATGCAAATTACAAAGAATCAATAGCAAAAATTCTCATAGACGGAATTATTGAAGGTGATTTTAAGAAAAATACATCACCTATAGATCACGCAAGATTTATCGTAGGATCTATAGACGGTATTTTACAGCAATATATATCTGATCATACACAGGTACATAAAGTATTTACAACAGGAGAAAAATTTTCAGAATATGTTATGACACTTTTTGTTTAA
- a CDS encoding tRNA1(Val) (adenine(37)-N6)-methyltransferase, with the protein MKKTGEEVLGSINKLKIIQRNDHQNYTLDSRLLSDFCRINRHVKKILDIGTGNAILPLLLSQKSKAEITGIEILKISAELAVKNIELNNLSDRIKIIEGDIRKWADYFRPAEFDQIITNPPFFKYDGNDDQINDLEQLSVARHEYNIKLEEIIQISSVLLKNRAYFTMVHRSERLAEILELLVKYGLEPKRIRFCHTKKDAPAKILLIEAVKGAKKSLVIESPLILSD; encoded by the coding sequence ATGAAAAAAACAGGAGAAGAAGTTCTGGGCAGCATAAATAAACTAAAGATAATACAGAGAAACGATCATCAGAATTATACTCTGGATTCAAGGCTTTTATCAGATTTCTGCAGGATAAACAGACATGTAAAAAAGATACTTGATATTGGTACAGGAAATGCAATACTGCCTTTGCTGCTGTCGCAAAAGTCGAAAGCAGAGATCACAGGAATAGAAATATTAAAAATATCAGCAGAGCTTGCTGTAAAAAATATTGAACTAAATAATCTATCTGACAGAATAAAAATAATAGAAGGCGATATAAGAAAGTGGGCTGATTATTTCAGACCGGCAGAATTTGACCAGATTATAACAAACCCGCCGTTTTTCAAATATGACGGTAATGATGACCAGATAAATGATCTGGAGCAGCTTTCCGTGGCAAGGCATGAATATAATATAAAACTGGAGGAGATCATACAGATATCTTCTGTCTTATTAAAAAACAGAGCATATTTTACAATGGTTCACAGAAGCGAGAGACTGGCAGAGATTCTTGAGCTTCTTGTAAAATACGGACTGGAACCGAAGCGTATCAGATTTTGCCATACCAAAAAAGATGCACCTGCTAAAATACTGCTTATAGAAGCGGTAAAAGGTGCCAAAAAATCTTTAGTAATAGAAAGTCCGCTGATATTGTCAGATTAG
- a CDS encoding dihydrofolate reductase family protein yields MGSEPNVILYTAMSLDGYIAKEDGSVDWLEDTGEGVEGTYLKFYSSIDTIIMGRKTYDQILTFGEWVYKGKDTYVLTSDISRVPEKPNIEFRNDEIEDLTTELKQKSKSNIWLLGGAETVNAFLEKKLIDEYRIAIVPVILGTGIPLFTSGAEENLDFKQVTEYDGIVELKYEKKKMKIANFEINNNK; encoded by the coding sequence ATGGGATCAGAACCAAATGTTATATTATATACAGCTATGAGTCTGGACGGATACATAGCAAAAGAGGATGGCAGTGTGGACTGGCTCGAAGATACAGGTGAGGGAGTGGAAGGAACATATCTGAAATTTTACAGCTCTATTGATACAATAATAATGGGAAGAAAAACTTATGACCAGATACTTACTTTTGGTGAGTGGGTTTATAAAGGAAAGGATACATATGTTTTGACTTCTGATATTTCAAGAGTACCTGAAAAACCGAATATTGAATTCAGAAATGATGAAATCGAGGATCTGACAACAGAGCTTAAGCAAAAATCCAAGTCAAATATCTGGCTTCTGGGCGGAGCCGAAACAGTGAATGCTTTTCTTGAAAAGAAACTTATAGATGAATACAGAATAGCCATAGTTCCGGTTATACTGGGTACAGGAATACCTCTTTTTACATCAGGAGCGGAAGAAAATCTTGATTTTAAACAGGTTACAGAATATGACGGAATAGTAGAGTTAAAGTATGAGAAAAAGAAGATGAAAATTGCAAATTTTGAAATAAATAATAATAAGTAA
- the yqeB gene encoding selenium-dependent molybdenum cofactor biosynthesis protein YqeB: MHENLVIVRGGGDIASGSIEKLHKCGFNVLVLEVENPSSIRRKVCYGEAVYTGEMEIEGIKSKKIKYLDEINKMFEERVIPVLIDPMAECTQILNPVALVDGILAKKNYGTNRGMAPVTIALGPGFTAGKDVDIVIETMRGHNLGRLIYEGEAMTNTGVPGNIGGFTKERVIYSEYEGVINNIHEIGDIVKKGDILAKIGGNEVYASIDGVLRGMIRDGFYVTKKFKIADIDPRKDEQKNCFTISDKSRSIGGAVLEAVISSMKKKGFHLF; this comes from the coding sequence ATGCATGAAAATCTGGTGATAGTAAGAGGAGGAGGAGATATTGCCTCCGGCTCAATAGAAAAGCTTCATAAATGCGGTTTTAACGTGCTTGTTTTGGAAGTGGAAAATCCAAGCTCTATAAGAAGAAAAGTGTGCTATGGCGAGGCTGTATACACTGGAGAAATGGAAATAGAGGGAATAAAATCAAAAAAGATAAAATATCTTGATGAGATAAATAAGATGTTTGAGGAAAGAGTAATTCCGGTACTAATAGATCCTATGGCGGAATGTACCCAGATACTAAATCCTGTGGCACTGGTAGACGGAATACTTGCCAAAAAAAATTACGGAACAAACAGGGGAATGGCACCAGTAACAATAGCGCTGGGACCGGGATTTACTGCCGGAAAAGATGTAGATATAGTGATAGAAACAATGAGAGGGCATAATCTGGGAAGACTTATATATGAGGGGGAAGCTATGACTAATACCGGAGTTCCCGGAAATATAGGAGGCTTTACAAAGGAAAGAGTTATTTACAGTGAATATGAGGGTGTTATAAATAATATACACGAAATAGGCGATATAGTGAAAAAAGGTGATATTCTTGCGAAAATAGGCGGTAATGAAGTTTATGCATCTATTGACGGTGTATTAAGAGGAATGATCAGAGATGGGTTTTATGTAACCAAGAAATTTAAAATAGCGGATATAGATCCCAGAAAGGATGAGCAGAAAAACTGTTTTACAATTTCCGACAAGTCAAGAAGTATAGGCGGAGCAGTATTGGAAGCTGTAATTTCATCAATGAAGAAAAAAGGATTTCATTTATTTTAG